CACCCACGGTGCGTACGACGGGCCGGCGCGGTCGCGGCGCGGATCGCGTCCAGCCGGTCGCCCGGCTCGACGTCGTCGGCGACCTCGTGGAGGAGGTCGCGGATCAGCTCGTCGTTCATGACGGGTCCTCCCACCAGTCGCCGAGCAGCTCGCGCAGGGCTGCGCTGTCGCGGGATGCGTGTGGCTTGACGGCGCCGCGCGAGACGCCGATGGCGTCGGCGATCTGCGCCTCGGACCAGTCGAGGTAGTAGCGCAGCACCAGCACCTCGCGCTGCCGCTCGGTGAGCCGGCCCAGCGCCTCGCGCACCGCGTCACGACGGGCGCCGCCGAGGCTCGGTCCCTCCACCGTCGTCTCGTGGGTGGTCGAGGTCCGGACGTGCCGCTCGACGACGGCGCGGTGCCGCAACGCCGAGCGCGACCGGTTCACCACCGCCTGGCGCAGGTAGGCCAGCGCCTTCTCGGGGTCACGCAGCCGCGACCAGCGGCCGTGCATCGCGACGAACGCGTCCTGGACGACGTCCTCGGCGGCCTGCTGGTCGTGGACGAGCAGCGCCGAGAGCCGGACGAGCTGGCGCCAGTGGGCGGCGTACATCTGCTCGACCGCGACGTCGGCGTCGGCGCCCACGAGGCTGAGGTGGTCCGCCACGGGAGCCCTCTCTCGACGGGATCTGGTCTGGATGGTCACGCAGTGGGACGCCCCGGCGCGCCGAACGGTTGACGTGTCAGCCGACGGTGATCGTCTTCGTGTCGACCGCCGGGCCGGGACCCTCCGTGCCGCCGGACGGGTCGTCGGTCTCGCACTGCAGCGTCACCTCGCCGGTGACGCCGTCGAGCGGCAGCTGCGCCTCGAAGGGGAAGAGCCGGTCCAGCCAGCCCTCGGCCTGGTAGCCGGCCATCGCCAGCTCCTCGTCGCCGCGCAGCAGCCGGCACGGTCCGGCCGCCTCGAACGAGCTGGCGACGCCGGTGACGGTGAGGGTGTCGCCGGTGACCGTGTCGCCCTGGGCGGGCGAGGTGATGTTGACCAGGTTGAGGGTCTCGATCGGGTTCGCGGCCTCGAGCTCGACGTCGGTGGGCAGCCCGAAGATGCGGAAGTCGCTGCCACCCCGCCTGACCAGCACCGGCACGCGTTCCTGCTGGACTCCCTGGAGCGTGTAGACCAGCTGCTGGAGCGCCAGCCGCGCGTCACGCTCGCCCATGCCGTCGGGGCGGTCGGTGAACCCGTCGCCGGGCATCTCGACGACCAGCAGCCCGTCGGTCGCGGCCACCGAGCTGATCTCCACCTGTGGCCACAGCGTGCGGTAGTCCGGGTCGTCGGGCGCGCCGCCGACGACGAGGCGAGCGGCCTCGAGCAGGGGGTCGCCCTCGACGCGGTGGAACTCGCGGAACAGGACGGTCGACCCGTCGGGGCCGTCGCCGGCGAAGTAGACCGGGACGGTCGTGCCGGACGGGGACTCCGTCGGGGACTCCGACGCGGTGGGCGACCCCGTCGGCTCGGACGGCGACGCGGTCGGCGCGGGCTCGGACGACCCGCCGGCCGGGGGCTCGCTCGTCTCGTCGGAGACCGGGGCCGGGTCGCCCCCGCAGGCGGCGAGGGTCAGGCTGCACACGGCCGCGAGCGCCGCCGCGCCCGCCCAGCGGCGTACGTCGGGGCGCGCGGAGACGCGGACGGGGAAGGTCATGGCGCCACGGTAGGCGCGCGGACCGGACGGCAACGGGTCCCACGCCGCGCCGCGACGCCCTAGGCTGGTGCGATGACCGTCACGGATGCCGACTGCATCTTCTGCAGGATCGTCGCGGGGGAGGTGCCCGCCGAGGTGCTCGGGCGCGCCGACCGCGCCCTGGCCATCGCGGACCTCAACCCGCAGGCCCCGTTCCACGCCCTGGTCATCCCGTTCGACCACCACGAGAACGCGGCGGCCTCCGCTGCCGCCGACCCGGCCGTCCTCGGCCACCTCGTCGCACTGGCCGACGAGGTCTCCCGCGCCGCCGGCAACGACGACTACCGCCTCATCGCCAACACGGGCGCGGGAGCCGGTCAGACCGTGTTCCACACCCACCTCCACGTGCTCGCCGGCACGTCGCGGATGTCCGAGGCACTGGTGTGAGCGCGCTCCGGTCGCGCCTGCGCGCCGCGGTCGCCGTGACCGCCGCGGCGGTGCTCCTCGCCGGCTGTGGCGGCAGCGGCGGGAGCGAGGGCGGAGACGGCACGGGCGGCTCCGCCACCCAGCCGGCCGCCACGCCTGCCACCCCCGGCAGCACCGCCGAGGAGGCGGCCGCCGGGGCCGGCCACGCCGGCCACTACTCCGTGCCGCGCAAGGGCAAGCCGCTGCGTCGCGGGGAGACCCGCACGACGATCGCGATGCCCGGCAGCTACACCCCGTCGGCCCCCTACGGCGCCGGCACCGACGACTACCGGTGCTTCCTCCTCGACCCCGAGCTCGACGAGCCGGCGTGGCTCACCGGCACCCACGTGCTGCCCGGCAACCCCGACGTGGTCCACCACGTCATCCTGTTCCGCGTGCGGCCCGACCAGGTCGAGGCCGCCGAGGCCAAGGACGCGGCCGAGGACGGCGAGGGCTGGACCTGCTTCGGCGGCACCGGCCTCGACCCGTTCCAGGACGTCAACGACGCGTCGTGGATCGGTGCCTGGGCGCCCGGCGGGGAGGAGTCGGTCGTCAAGCCCGGCTTCGGCACCCGGCTGGAGAAGGGCACCCGCATCGTCATGCAGGTCCACTACAACCTGCTCGCCGGTCCGGGACCCGACACCTCGGCCGCCCAGCTGCGACTCGCGCCGGGCCGGCGCGACTACCAGGCGCTGCACACGATGCTGCTGCCCGCACCGGTCGAGCTGCCGTGCCGTCGCGCCCACGACGACGGGCCGCTGTGCGACCGCGACGCCTCGCTCGCCGACGTCAAGCAGCGCTTCGGCTCCGAGGGCAACACCGCGGACGCGCTCTACGTCCTCTGCGGCGGCACGCCGAAGCCCGGCAACACCCAGTCCTGCGTGCGCAACCTCGCCGAGCCGATCGTCATCCACGGCGTCGCCGCCCACATGCACCTGCTCGGCCGCTCCATCAGGATCGAGGTCAACCCCGGCACCCCCCGGGCACGCACCATCCTCGACATCCCGGTGTGGGACTTCGACGACCAGGGCAGCCGGCCGATCGAGCCGATCCGCCTCGAGCCGTTCGAGCAGGTCAAGGTGACCTGCCGCCACGTGCAGTGGCTGCGCGACAAGCTCCCGGCGTTCGAGGGACAGCCCGACCGCTACGTCGTGTGGGGCGAGGGCACGACGGACGAGATGTGCCTCGGGATGCTGCAGATCACCCGTCCCTGACGCCTTCGCGGGTGTGCACCACAACCGAGTGGGCCGGACGCCGCCTCCTCGGTAGCATGGAAGGGCTCTGCCACCGACTCGGAAGGCCGCCCGACACGGGCATCCATGACTGACTCCCACCAGCCAGGCGCTCCCCAGGAGAAGCCGGCGCACACCGTCGTCGTCCCCAACAGCATCGACATGGTCTCGGTCCTCGGCCCCGGCGACGCGCACCTGCGGGTCATCGAGCGGGTCTTCAACGCCGACGTCCACGTCCGCGGCAACCGGATCACGCTGACCGGCGAGTCCGCCGAGGTGGCGATGGCCGAGCGGCTGCTCGACGAGATCGTCACCCTCGTGCGCACCGGCCAGGGGGTCAGCGACGAGACCGTCGAGCGGATCGTGCAGATGCTGCGCACCGAGACCCAGGAGCGCCCGGCCGACGTGCTGAGCCTCAACATCCTGTCGAACCGCGGCCGCACGATCCGGCCGAAGACGCTGAACCAGAAGAAGTACGTCGAGGCGATCGACAAGTCGACGATCACCTTCGGCATCGGCCCGGCCGGCACCGGCAAGACGTACCTCGCGATGGCCAAGGCCGTGCAGGCGCTGCAGGCCAAGGAGGTCAACCGGATCATCCTGAGCCGCCCGGCCGTCGAGGCGGGGGAGCGGCTCGGCTTCCTGCCCGGCACGCTCAGCGAGAAGATCGACCCCTACCTGCGGCCGCTCTACGACGCGCTGCACGACATGGTCGACCCCGAGACGATCCCCAAGCTGCTGGCCGCCGGCACCATCGAGGTCGCGCCGCTGGCGTTCCTGCGCGGTCGCTCGCTCAACGACTCCTTCATCATCCTCGACGAGGCGCAGAACACCACGCCCGAGCAGATGAAGATGTTCCTCACCCGGCTCGGCTTCGGCTCGCGCATCGTCGTCACCGGCGACACCAGCCAGGTCGACCTGCCCTCCGGCACCCAGTCCGGGCTGCGCGTCGTCGAGGGGATCCTCGAGGGCGTCGACGACATCGCGTTCTGCCGGCTCACCGGCACCGACGTCGTGCGCCACCGCCTGGTCGGCCGGATCGTGGAGGCCTACGAGGTCTTCGACGCCGAGCGCGAGGCGAAGCGGCCGACGTCCGCCCGTCCCGACCGTGCGAGGGGCGGGAGCAAGCGATGAGCATCGAGGTCCTCAACGAGTCGGGCCACGACGTCGACGTGCGCCGGCTGTCCCAGCTGGCGCGCTTCGTCATGGACCAGATGCGCGTCCACCCGCAGGCCGAGCTGTGCATCAAGGCCGTCGACGAGGACACCATCGCCGGGCTCAACGAGCAGTGGATGGAGAAGGAGGGCCCGACCGACGTGCTGGCCTTCCCGATGGACGAGCTGCGTCCCGGCAAGGTCAACGAGGAGCCCGAGGAGGGCGTCCTCGGCGACCTCGTGCTGTCCCCGTCGGTCGCCGAGCGGCAGGGCGTCGAGGCCGGGCACGGTCGCGAGGCCGAGATCGACCTGCTCACCGTCCACGGCATCCTGCACCTCCTCGGCTACGACCACGCCGAGCCGGAGGAGCACGCGGTGATGTTCGGGCTGCAGGGCGAGCTGCTCGAGAAGTGGCGCGCGAGCCTCACGACGTGACCGCCGACATCTGGCAGCTCGGGTCGGCCGCACTGCTCGTGCTGCTCGCCGGGCTGTTCTCCGCCGCCGACGCGGCTCTCGGGAGCTTCTCGCGCGCCCGCGCCGAGGAGCTGAGGGCTGAGGGGCGTGCCGGCGCCAAGCGCCTGGTGATGATCCTCGACGACCCGCCGCGCTACCTCAACACCGCGCTCCTGCTGCGCCTGCTGTGCGAGATCAGTGCCATCGTGCTGGTCGGCACGTGGGCGCGCGACGCCTACCAGGACGCGCTGC
Above is a genomic segment from Nocardioides okcheonensis containing:
- a CDS encoding SigE family RNA polymerase sigma factor; protein product: MADHLSLVGADADVAVEQMYAAHWRQLVRLSALLVHDQQAAEDVVQDAFVAMHGRWSRLRDPEKALAYLRQAVVNRSRSALRHRAVVERHVRTSTTHETTVEGPSLGGARRDAVREALGRLTERQREVLVLRYYLDWSEAQIADAIGVSRGAVKPHASRDSAALRELLGDWWEDPS
- a CDS encoding Gmad2 immunoglobulin-like domain-containing protein; its protein translation is MTFPVRVSARPDVRRWAGAAALAAVCSLTLAACGGDPAPVSDETSEPPAGGSSEPAPTASPSEPTGSPTASESPTESPSGTTVPVYFAGDGPDGSTVLFREFHRVEGDPLLEAARLVVGGAPDDPDYRTLWPQVEISSVAATDGLLVVEMPGDGFTDRPDGMGERDARLALQQLVYTLQGVQQERVPVLVRRGGSDFRIFGLPTDVELEAANPIETLNLVNITSPAQGDTVTGDTLTVTGVASSFEAAGPCRLLRGDEELAMAGYQAEGWLDRLFPFEAQLPLDGVTGEVTLQCETDDPSGGTEGPGPAVDTKTITVG
- a CDS encoding HIT domain-containing protein, giving the protein MTVTDADCIFCRIVAGEVPAEVLGRADRALAIADLNPQAPFHALVIPFDHHENAAASAAADPAVLGHLVALADEVSRAAGNDDYRLIANTGAGAGQTVFHTHLHVLAGTSRMSEALV
- a CDS encoding PhoH family protein, which encodes MTDSHQPGAPQEKPAHTVVVPNSIDMVSVLGPGDAHLRVIERVFNADVHVRGNRITLTGESAEVAMAERLLDEIVTLVRTGQGVSDETVERIVQMLRTETQERPADVLSLNILSNRGRTIRPKTLNQKKYVEAIDKSTITFGIGPAGTGKTYLAMAKAVQALQAKEVNRIILSRPAVEAGERLGFLPGTLSEKIDPYLRPLYDALHDMVDPETIPKLLAAGTIEVAPLAFLRGRSLNDSFIILDEAQNTTPEQMKMFLTRLGFGSRIVVTGDTSQVDLPSGTQSGLRVVEGILEGVDDIAFCRLTGTDVVRHRLVGRIVEAYEVFDAEREAKRPTSARPDRARGGSKR
- the ybeY gene encoding rRNA maturation RNase YbeY gives rise to the protein MSIEVLNESGHDVDVRRLSQLARFVMDQMRVHPQAELCIKAVDEDTIAGLNEQWMEKEGPTDVLAFPMDELRPGKVNEEPEEGVLGDLVLSPSVAERQGVEAGHGREAEIDLLTVHGILHLLGYDHAEPEEHAVMFGLQGELLEKWRASLTT